A window of Methanolobus sediminis contains these coding sequences:
- a CDS encoding DUF362 domain-containing protein: MVDKVSIVKCDDYSHSKECIIEALSLIGGLRSIISKGDRVLLKPNVLAARKPDDAVTTHPSIVAAMCELVKDVGGIPVIGDSAGITRPGATAHAFRVSGMEDVAKSYGVQLLNFQTEGYVEVEIPDAMHFSKLYISKAIMDADVIISLPKMKTHELTYYTGAVKNMFGALPLKTRKEMHLLGDRKLFGEGVIDLYSIAKPHLAVMDAVVGMEGNGPAHGTPIKTGAIMASYDCVSLDVIASGIIGVDPMHVPTTVAAIERGFGSRNPDVVGIDPKTVTQKYKPSGGGILFSLPPYVMRFFGKQFEMKPKINTSKCVLCGVCAMNCSVKAIDEIDDHLKVNKEKCIMCYCCRELCPANAVDIDMSLVAKIITTIKR, encoded by the coding sequence ATGGTCGACAAAGTTTCCATTGTAAAATGTGATGATTACTCTCATTCAAAAGAATGCATCATCGAAGCGCTTTCTCTTATTGGTGGCTTGAGGTCCATAATTTCCAAGGGCGACCGTGTCCTTCTAAAACCAAACGTTCTTGCCGCACGCAAACCAGATGATGCTGTAACAACCCATCCTTCCATAGTTGCCGCAATGTGTGAGCTTGTGAAGGACGTGGGAGGTATCCCTGTAATTGGAGATAGTGCAGGAATCACCAGACCTGGCGCAACAGCCCATGCATTCAGGGTATCAGGCATGGAGGATGTGGCTAAATCTTATGGAGTTCAGCTTCTTAATTTCCAGACTGAAGGTTATGTTGAAGTAGAGATTCCTGATGCAATGCATTTTTCGAAGCTTTATATCTCAAAAGCAATCATGGATGCAGATGTCATCATCTCTCTTCCTAAGATGAAAACTCATGAACTGACATATTATACAGGTGCTGTCAAAAATATGTTCGGTGCATTGCCACTTAAAACAAGAAAAGAAATGCACCTTCTGGGTGACAGGAAACTCTTTGGTGAGGGTGTCATTGATTTATATTCAATTGCAAAACCTCACCTTGCTGTAATGGACGCAGTTGTAGGTATGGAGGGTAACGGTCCTGCTCATGGAACACCTATCAAGACGGGTGCCATCATGGCATCTTATGATTGCGTTTCACTGGATGTTATCGCTTCAGGAATAATAGGTGTTGATCCTATGCACGTTCCGACAACAGTTGCAGCCATTGAACGTGGATTTGGAAGCAGGAATCCTGATGTAGTAGGTATCGATCCAAAAACAGTTACACAGAAGTACAAACCTTCCGGTGGTGGTATTCTTTTTAGTCTTCCACCTTATGTTATGCGGTTCTTTGGTAAGCAGTTCGAAATGAAGCCAAAGATCAATACTTCAAAGTGCGTGCTTTGCGGTGTCTGTGCAATGAATTGCTCTGTGAAGGCAATTGATGAAATTGATGACCATTTAAAGGTCAATAAAGAAAAATGCATTATGTGTTATTGCTGTCGGGAACTATGTCCTGCAAATGCAGTCGATATTGACATGTCCTTAGTTGCAAAGATCATCACAACCATCAAAAGATAA
- a CDS encoding radical SAM/SPASM domain-containing protein produces MKADQKDSDNKDIALVSIPGLSIKMDKKADFVQLKAHGPLRKACSPFLKKINQRLKEEKPALIDDDKVIASTWLPPIPSKAFNRLLLAETQIALGRYIPETVSFEITRNCKCNCEHCVVSGGEGDLDIETIKQAIDDVLDMGAMVIVFTEGDPMLREDIYELIDYVDKERAIVNMYTPGTEMTPENARRLKEAGLHNLLVSIYSTEAEKHDSVRKLDGAFEIATGAMKTGLEAGLLVTMATHVSPKNIDELPAMYELARNIGVHEFSLWESVPKKKDDPIISDGDRQKVLEMYHRINSTKGGPRIFANTYFEGEMLGCMAGQRWMHVCVDGLVKGCPYIPFHYGNIQDNSIKDIWTKIRKDKAFRGQRSTCLMQEKEYLQLVDKIPDDASKPYDIDKIQA; encoded by the coding sequence ATGAAAGCCGATCAGAAAGATTCAGATAACAAAGATATTGCATTGGTTTCAATACCCGGACTTTCAATCAAAATGGATAAAAAAGCTGATTTTGTTCAGCTTAAAGCACATGGCCCGTTGAGGAAAGCCTGTTCACCTTTTTTAAAGAAGATAAACCAGCGATTAAAAGAAGAAAAGCCTGCTTTGATTGATGATGATAAGGTTATAGCCTCAACATGGCTGCCACCAATCCCAAGTAAAGCATTTAACCGTCTGCTGCTGGCTGAAACCCAGATAGCACTTGGCAGATACATACCTGAAACGGTTTCCTTTGAGATTACGCGAAACTGTAAATGCAATTGTGAGCACTGCGTGGTCAGCGGAGGAGAAGGGGATCTTGACATAGAAACTATCAAACAGGCTATCGATGATGTGCTTGACATGGGTGCAATGGTGATCGTATTCACAGAAGGGGACCCGATGCTGCGTGAAGACATCTATGAGCTTATCGATTATGTGGACAAGGAACGTGCCATCGTCAATATGTACACCCCGGGAACAGAGATGACACCTGAGAATGCAAGGAGGCTTAAGGAAGCAGGACTGCATAACCTGTTAGTCAGTATCTATTCCACAGAGGCCGAAAAGCATGATTCTGTCAGAAAGCTTGACGGTGCTTTTGAGATTGCAACAGGTGCCATGAAAACCGGGCTGGAAGCAGGTCTTCTTGTTACAATGGCAACCCACGTTTCCCCGAAGAACATTGATGAACTGCCTGCAATGTATGAACTTGCAAGGAACATTGGCGTTCATGAATTTTCCTTATGGGAATCGGTCCCGAAAAAGAAAGATGATCCTATAATCTCAGACGGTGACAGGCAGAAAGTACTTGAAATGTACCATCGCATAAACTCTACCAAAGGTGGACCACGTATCTTTGCCAACACCTACTTTGAAGGAGAGATGCTCGGATGCATGGCAGGCCAGAGATGGATGCACGTCTGTGTTGACGGCCTTGTAAAAGGATGCCCGTATATCCCGTTCCATTATGGAAACATACAGGACAATTCTATAAAGGATATCTGGACAAAGATACGCAAAGACAAAGCTTTTAGAGGCCAGCGTAGTACATGCCTGATGCAGGAGAAAGAGTATCTTCAGCTTGTGGACAAGATACCTGATGATGCATCAAAACCTTATGATATTGATAAGATTCAGGCCTGA
- a CDS encoding translation initiation factor IF-2 subunit beta, protein MEDYEALLDRAIANLPDMETTDARFVIPEPKIMVEGKTTILDNFNNIADVLNREPDHLMKYLTREMGTAGKIEGLRAVFQGRFSKDQIQSNIEAYVEEFVMCSECGRPDTQLTKMDRVMVLKCAACGAHRPVKKRRASAPVKQDSIEEGKEYDVRIDAVGSKGDGIAKVDKFTIFVPGAAKGETLKVRIKRISGTLAFSEKV, encoded by the coding sequence ATGGAAGATTACGAAGCGCTTCTGGATCGTGCGATAGCTAACTTACCCGACATGGAGACTACGGATGCCCGTTTCGTAATCCCTGAGCCAAAGATCATGGTAGAGGGTAAGACCACGATCCTTGACAACTTCAACAATATCGCCGATGTTCTTAACAGGGAACCTGATCATTTGATGAAATATCTCACACGTGAAATGGGAACTGCTGGAAAGATCGAGGGACTCAGGGCAGTGTTCCAGGGTAGGTTCTCCAAGGACCAGATCCAGTCCAATATCGAGGCGTATGTTGAAGAATTCGTTATGTGTTCCGAATGTGGAAGACCTGACACTCAGCTTACCAAAATGGACCGCGTAATGGTGCTTAAATGTGCAGCTTGTGGAGCTCACAGGCCTGTGAAAAAGAGACGTGCAAGTGCACCTGTTAAGCAGGATTCCATTGAAGAAGGCAAGGAATACGATGTTCGCATCGATGCAGTCGGTTCCAAGGGCGACGGAATTGCAAAGGTTGACAAGTTCACGATCTTTGTACCGGGTGCTGCAAAGGGCGAAACCCTCAAGGTAAGGATAAAGAGAATCAGTGGAACCCTCGCGTTCTCTGAAAAGGTATGA
- a CDS encoding RAD55 family ATPase has translation MARVPTGIPGFDELIEGGFIENDVILLTGGPGAGKSTFGSQYLYAGTTLYNEPGVYVTFEETPARIMRNMWRYGWDMERLIKENRLRIIRADPIAYGRYIKTLEPEQDHDNATLETVLRQIYASVKEINAKRLFIDSLTSLKISPDPVDVRHIILEFIKNIESFDCTTLITSEMNMNPDHFSVEEYLAEGVICLKVNRIAGERIRSLEILKMRGVKHDEVLRPYMITDNGIFVYSSDSVIGKEADVFSLQRSSILGE, from the coding sequence ATGGCACGAGTACCAACAGGAATTCCAGGATTTGACGAACTTATAGAAGGCGGGTTCATTGAAAACGATGTTATCCTCCTGACCGGAGGACCCGGTGCAGGCAAATCTACTTTCGGATCACAGTATCTGTATGCTGGCACTACACTATACAATGAACCTGGAGTTTACGTTACTTTTGAAGAAACACCTGCCCGCATCATGAGAAACATGTGGAGATACGGCTGGGACATGGAACGTCTCATCAAAGAGAACAGGCTCCGCATAATCAGAGCAGACCCCATAGCATATGGACGTTACATCAAGACACTGGAACCTGAACAAGATCATGACAATGCAACGCTTGAGACCGTGCTGAGGCAGATTTATGCAAGTGTGAAAGAAATTAATGCTAAGCGACTTTTCATTGATTCGCTGACCTCTCTTAAAATATCCCCTGATCCGGTAGACGTCAGACATATTATACTTGAATTCATCAAGAATATCGAAAGCTTTGACTGCACTACACTAATTACAAGTGAAATGAACATGAACCCCGACCATTTCAGTGTCGAAGAATACCTTGCCGAAGGAGTTATCTGTCTTAAAGTCAACAGGATTGCCGGAGAAAGGATCAGATCCCTTGAGATATTAAAAATGCGGGGTGTAAAGCATGACGAGGTGCTTCGCCCATACATGATTACTGATAATGGCATTTTTGTCTATTCATCCGATTCTGTTATAGGCAAGGAAGCTGATGTGTTCTCCTTACAGCGATCTTCGATTCTAGGGGAATAA
- a CDS encoding 50S ribosomal protein L16, with protein sequence MVRKPASMYRNVRQRSFTRRKYMGGVPGSHIIHYDMGNKSAEFPVKVTLIVKERCQLRHTALEAARITANRAMVNAAGRAGYHIKLRVYPHEVLRENKQATGAGADRVSSGMRGAFGKNVGTAARVSAEQKIFTISVNKEHFVAAKEALRKAGQKLPTPVRIVVDQGMELVQ encoded by the coding sequence ATGGTAAGAAAACCAGCAAGTATGTACAGGAACGTCAGACAACGCTCATTCACCAGAAGGAAATACATGGGTGGTGTGCCAGGTAGCCACATCATTCACTACGACATGGGTAACAAGAGTGCTGAGTTCCCGGTAAAGGTCACACTTATAGTAAAGGAAAGATGCCAGCTACGTCACACTGCTCTTGAAGCTGCACGTATCACCGCCAACAGGGCAATGGTAAACGCAGCAGGCCGTGCAGGATACCACATCAAGCTCAGAGTATACCCACACGAAGTACTCAGAGAGAACAAGCAGGCTACCGGAGCAGGTGCAGACCGTGTATCCAGTGGTATGCGTGGTGCATTCGGAAAGAACGTAGGAACAGCAGCAAGAGTTTCAGCCGAGCAGAAGATCTTCACAATATCTGTTAACAAAGAACACTTTGTAGCAGCAAAGGAAGCACTCAGAAAGGCTGGCCAGAAACTGCCAACCCCAGTCAGAATTGTAGTTGACCAGGGTATGGAACTTGTACAGTAA
- a CDS encoding PEF-CTERM sorting domain-containing protein, protein MNATLVTDNTTNPGTIEVELTDETKALYPNSTITTILLNVPESDVVSVTDNYGNEWLVGDAAGNPFGTFLTKTTTNDAELKGTDPITIYVTITSWDGTLPANDDENVISIHIQRIGPGDEDSAWVTVGYCEEDDGNGGTQEIPEFPTIALPIAAIIGLAFIFQRRKE, encoded by the coding sequence TTGAATGCAACTCTAGTTACAGATAACACAACAAATCCAGGTACAATAGAAGTAGAACTTACCGATGAAACCAAAGCACTTTACCCAAATTCTACAATCACAACAATTCTCCTCAATGTTCCTGAATCAGATGTCGTAAGTGTTACGGATAATTATGGGAATGAATGGCTTGTAGGAGATGCCGCAGGAAACCCATTTGGAACATTCCTCACCAAAACTACGACAAATGATGCAGAACTAAAAGGTACGGATCCTATTACAATATATGTCACCATAACAAGCTGGGACGGAACGTTGCCAGCAAATGATGATGAAAATGTAATATCAATCCACATCCAGAGGATTGGTCCCGGTGATGAAGATAGTGCATGGGTCACTGTAGGATACTGTGAAGAAGACGATGGTAACGGTGGAACTCAGGAAATCCCAGAATTCCCAACAATTGCTCTACCAATTGCAGCAATAATCGGACTGGCATTCATATTCCAGCGCAGAAAGGAGTAA
- a CDS encoding MogA/MoaB family molybdenum cofactor biosynthesis protein, protein MSSQSTKEHKEGTEKEYSFYLVTISSSRFSEFGAVSSPEEANDGSGKLMHELVISSGHKVTKYELIPDDPALIKGVIHRALESDADVVITSGGTGLASKDVTIESVAPLFDKDIPGFGELFRFKSIGQIGSSVILSRAAAGLLKGKVIFCVPGSPNAVELALREIILPETGHLVKHARQ, encoded by the coding sequence ATGAGCAGTCAGTCTACAAAAGAACACAAGGAAGGCACAGAAAAAGAATATTCTTTTTACCTGGTCACCATTTCCAGTTCCAGATTCAGTGAATTCGGAGCAGTTTCCTCACCGGAAGAAGCCAACGACGGTTCCGGGAAACTAATGCATGAACTTGTTATTTCCAGTGGTCATAAAGTTACGAAATATGAACTGATCCCTGATGATCCTGCATTGATCAAAGGTGTCATACACCGGGCTCTTGAATCTGATGCTGATGTTGTCATCACAAGTGGAGGAACAGGACTTGCTTCAAAGGACGTTACCATTGAATCCGTAGCTCCTCTGTTTGACAAAGATATTCCGGGATTCGGTGAACTTTTCCGATTCAAGAGTATAGGGCAGATAGGCAGTTCTGTTATTCTTTCACGTGCAGCAGCAGGTTTGTTGAAAGGGAAAGTAATATTCTGTGTTCCCGGATCTCCGAATGCTGTGGAACTTGCGTTGCGAGAGATTATTCTTCCGGAAACAGGTCATCTTGTGAAACATGCTCGGCAGTAA
- the pheS gene encoding phenylalanine--tRNA ligase subunit alpha translates to MSSQYNLTSNEKNVLIALETLKDASPDELAEKSEMKMETSMQAAFLLEEKGLTKVDETITEIFELTDEGKKYAQEGLPERQIIDAISGPTSMDDLKDKFNPAVAGIATGWLRRKGWAGIEKGMIVPTGNAEKGEDEKALEAFAGETKTFEELGADRNIINDLIKRKLVAKTEDKKRKICITSEGKELVAAGITVEEEVAQLTSELLKSGDWKDKKFRPYNIHTAPRPVYGAKIHPYQRLIDEMRRIFLDMGFTEIKGEAVQSSFWNFDSLFQPQDHPAREMQDTFHLSSTSELPVEYKDKVCAAHENGGETGSTGWGGKWSEEIACKNVLRTHTTALTIKYLADNPDAPVKAFSIDRAYRRETIDPTHTPEFEQLEGVVMDKDMSFSNLLGCLAEFYHRMGFEDVRFRPGYFPYTEPSVEPEVYVDGLGWVELGGAGVFRKEVTAPLGIKYPVLAWGLGVSRLAMLKLGLKDLRQLYHSDIDWLRKSEVCQL, encoded by the coding sequence ATGAGCTCCCAGTACAACCTTACATCCAATGAGAAAAATGTATTGATCGCATTGGAGACTTTAAAAGATGCAAGTCCGGATGAACTTGCAGAGAAGTCTGAAATGAAAATGGAAACTTCAATGCAGGCTGCTTTTTTACTTGAAGAGAAAGGGCTTACCAAAGTAGATGAAACGATTACCGAGATCTTTGAGCTTACTGATGAAGGAAAGAAGTATGCTCAGGAAGGACTGCCTGAAAGACAGATAATCGATGCAATTTCAGGGCCAACCTCAATGGATGATCTTAAGGATAAATTCAATCCTGCTGTTGCCGGTATTGCTACCGGTTGGCTGCGTCGCAAGGGTTGGGCAGGAATTGAGAAAGGAATGATAGTTCCAACAGGCAATGCTGAAAAAGGAGAAGATGAAAAGGCTCTGGAAGCATTTGCAGGTGAAACAAAGACATTCGAGGAACTTGGAGCAGACAGGAATATCATTAATGACCTTATAAAGCGTAAGCTTGTAGCTAAAACCGAAGACAAGAAGAGAAAGATCTGCATCACATCTGAAGGTAAGGAACTTGTTGCAGCAGGTATCACTGTTGAAGAAGAGGTTGCACAGCTCACATCCGAACTCCTGAAAAGCGGAGATTGGAAAGACAAGAAGTTCAGACCATATAATATTCACACAGCTCCAAGACCAGTATACGGAGCAAAGATTCACCCATACCAGCGCCTCATTGATGAAATGAGACGTATTTTCCTTGACATGGGATTCACAGAGATCAAGGGAGAAGCAGTACAAAGCTCATTCTGGAACTTCGATTCACTGTTCCAGCCACAGGACCACCCTGCAAGAGAGATGCAGGATACTTTCCACCTTTCCAGCACATCAGAACTTCCTGTTGAATATAAGGATAAGGTATGTGCAGCCCACGAGAACGGAGGCGAAACCGGCTCAACAGGATGGGGAGGAAAGTGGAGCGAAGAGATCGCATGTAAGAATGTACTCAGAACCCACACAACAGCACTGACAATCAAATACCTTGCAGACAACCCGGATGCACCTGTGAAAGCATTCTCAATTGACAGAGCATACCGCAGAGAGACAATTGACCCTACCCACACACCGGAATTCGAACAGCTTGAAGGTGTTGTTATGGACAAGGACATGTCATTCTCAAACCTTCTTGGATGCCTTGCTGAGTTCTATCACAGGATGGGATTTGAGGACGTAAGATTCAGACCAGGGTATTTCCCATACACAGAACCGAGTGTCGAGCCGGAAGTCTATGTTGACGGACTTGGATGGGTTGAGCTTGGCGGAGCAGGCGTATTCAGGAAAGAGGTCACTGCACCTCTTGGAATCAAATACCCGGTACTTGCATGGGGACTTGGAGTCAGCAGGCTTGCAATGCTGAAACTCGGACTCAAGGACCTTCGCCAGTTGTACCACTCTGACATTGACTGGCTGCGCAAGAGTGAAGTATGTCAGCTTTAA
- a CDS encoding PEF-CTERM sorting domain-containing protein: MKRTILVMLIAASMLLSIGVASSMTCYINDVQDDLDYLYDGKLNATLNTDNTSDPGTIVVTLTDDTKLLYPNSTITTILLNVPESDIVNVTDNFGNEWTVTAAAGNPFGTFLTKTTTNEANLKSTDPITIYVTINGWDGTLPANADGNVISIHIQRIDEYVVGDEEGSAWVTVGYCEEDDGNGGTQEIPEFPTIALPIAAIIGLAFIFQSRKE; this comes from the coding sequence ATGAAAAGAACAATACTAGTAATGCTAATAGCGGCAAGCATGCTGCTATCCATTGGAGTGGCAAGTTCGATGACTTGCTACATAAATGACGTACAAGATGACCTAGACTACCTATATGATGGTAAGTTGAATGCAACTCTAAATACAGATAACACATCGGATCCAGGTACAATAGTAGTAACGCTGACCGATGACACCAAACTGCTTTATCCAAATTCTACGATTACAACGATTCTCCTCAACGTTCCTGAATCAGATATCGTAAATGTTACGGATAATTTTGGAAATGAATGGACTGTGACAGCGGCAGCAGGAAACCCATTTGGAACATTCCTCACCAAAACTACGACAAATGAAGCAAACCTGAAAAGTACGGATCCTATTACAATATATGTCACCATAAATGGTTGGGACGGAACATTGCCAGCAAATGCTGATGGTAATGTGATATCTATCCATATCCAGAGAATTGATGAGTATGTAGTAGGTGATGAGGAAGGTAGTGCATGGGTCACTGTAGGATACTGTGAAGAAGACGATGGTAACGGTGGAACTCAGGAAATCCCAGAATTCCCAACAATTGCTCTGCCAATTGCAGCAATAATCGGACTGGCATTCATCTTCCAGAGCAGAAAGGAGTAA
- a CDS encoding tryptophan--tRNA ligase: MNMKIDPWSALNIDDYSKLFDEFGIQPFDDMVREIENPHKFMSRKIIFGHRNYDRITDAMNNNKPFSVMSGFMPSGKIHLGHKMVMEEIIWHQQQGADAFVGIADREAHAVRGMSWERCSDIGINEYIISLIALGFEPNGHIYFQSKSEQVKDLAFELSSKANYSELSAIYGFTGETNVAHMLSAVTQSADILHPQLEEYGGPKPTVIPVGSDQDPHIRLTRGLGHKMNMFKIEGREDKKGNHYLSIRSKAAPEEALKEIAERIPGQTKLFEGHVDVLDATDFDTLMKIVQDVELEFGGYAFVPPSSTYHRFMSGLQGGKMSSSVPESYISLTEDPKGAGKKVKRAKTGGRMTLEEQKKLGGEPEKCSVYEMFLFHLVDDDEELAQIYTECRDGTRMCGHCKALAAERTEKFLKEHQELREVAKDRLDEYGL, encoded by the coding sequence ATGAACATGAAGATCGACCCCTGGAGCGCATTGAACATTGATGATTATTCCAAATTATTCGATGAATTTGGTATTCAGCCATTTGATGACATGGTCCGGGAGATTGAGAATCCTCACAAGTTCATGAGCCGAAAGATAATCTTTGGTCACAGGAACTATGACCGCATCACTGATGCAATGAACAACAACAAACCGTTCTCAGTTATGAGCGGGTTCATGCCTTCCGGGAAAATACACCTTGGACACAAGATGGTAATGGAAGAAATTATCTGGCACCAGCAGCAGGGTGCTGATGCTTTTGTCGGAATTGCAGACCGTGAAGCTCATGCAGTCAGGGGCATGTCATGGGAAAGATGCAGTGACATTGGTATTAATGAATACATCATCAGCCTGATTGCTCTTGGATTTGAACCAAACGGACATATCTACTTCCAGTCTAAATCCGAGCAGGTCAAAGACCTTGCATTCGAACTAAGTTCAAAGGCAAACTACTCAGAACTCAGTGCAATCTACGGTTTTACAGGTGAGACTAATGTCGCACACATGCTGAGTGCTGTAACCCAGAGCGCAGACATTCTTCATCCGCAGCTTGAGGAATACGGTGGACCGAAACCAACCGTCATTCCTGTTGGTTCTGACCAGGACCCACATATCAGGCTTACAAGAGGACTTGGACATAAGATGAATATGTTCAAAATCGAAGGCAGAGAAGATAAGAAAGGTAACCATTATTTGAGCATTCGCAGCAAGGCGGCACCGGAAGAAGCCCTTAAGGAAATTGCAGAACGTATTCCTGGTCAGACCAAACTCTTTGAAGGACATGTTGACGTATTAGATGCAACGGATTTCGATACACTCATGAAGATCGTACAGGACGTTGAACTGGAATTCGGAGGTTATGCCTTTGTCCCACCGTCATCAACATATCACAGGTTCATGTCCGGACTTCAGGGCGGAAAGATGTCAAGCAGTGTGCCTGAAAGTTATATCTCGCTTACAGAAGACCCCAAGGGTGCTGGAAAGAAAGTCAAAAGGGCAAAGACAGGCGGCAGAATGACCCTTGAGGAACAGAAGAAACTTGGCGGTGAACCTGAAAAGTGCTCTGTCTATGAGATGTTCCTGTTCCACCTTGTAGATGATGACGAAGAACTTGCACAGATATACACTGAATGTCGTGACGGAACCAGAATGTGCGGTCACTGTAAAGCACTTGCAGCCGAGAGAACAGAAAAGTTCCTGAAAGAACATCAGGAACTACGTGAAGTCGCAAAGGACAGGCTTGACGAATATGGACTGTAA
- a CDS encoding RAD55 family ATPase: MSGYSLGIKELDELLGDIREGTNLMMIGPPMSRKDDLLDAIVFNSQSPAGSAIIVSTREPGERVLGWFEDNGLDTSTADIGIVDCVTKTLGLGASDTEKIKRASSPVDLTGIGVKISQFFEEMLVRKKKQQVHLCINSLSTILMYSNIQTVFRFLHVFTGRVKAANGFGLYVVEDEMHDAQTIATLKQLFDGMIEIKAVGDAYAMRVVGMTSKPTPWFEYAIEGKDIVLKKT, from the coding sequence ATGTCCGGCTACTCTTTAGGCATCAAGGAACTGGATGAGCTTTTGGGCGACATCCGGGAAGGAACTAATCTTATGATGATAGGTCCTCCTATGAGCCGAAAAGATGACCTGCTGGATGCCATTGTTTTTAACAGCCAGAGTCCGGCCGGATCTGCTATAATAGTATCTACACGTGAGCCAGGGGAACGTGTTCTCGGATGGTTCGAAGATAATGGTTTGGACACATCAACTGCTGATATTGGCATTGTTGACTGTGTGACCAAGACACTTGGGCTGGGTGCATCAGATACTGAAAAGATAAAGAGGGCATCAAGTCCTGTAGATCTCACCGGTATCGGTGTGAAGATCAGCCAGTTCTTTGAAGAGATGCTGGTAAGAAAGAAGAAACAACAGGTTCATTTGTGTATCAACTCACTGTCAACTATTCTCATGTATTCTAACATACAGACAGTTTTCAGGTTCCTGCACGTCTTCACCGGACGTGTTAAAGCCGCTAACGGTTTTGGCTTGTATGTGGTTGAAGATGAGATGCATGATGCACAGACAATAGCTACCCTGAAACAGCTCTTTGACGGAATGATCGAAATAAAAGCTGTCGGAGATGCCTATGCCATGAGGGTAGTGGGAATGACCTCAAAGCCTACTCCATGGTTTGAGTACGCTATCGAGGGAAAAGATATCGTTCTCAAGAAAACATAA
- a CDS encoding DUF1786 domain-containing protein — protein MRILSIDVGTGTQDILLYDTEREIENSLVMIMPSPTVIVAERIRKATLRGHNIVLTGDVMGGGPSVRAIKAHMENGFKVYATERAALTIKDDIERVRSMGINIITSDELGNLPEGTEEIVLQDIDVDAFSNALASFGVNMPEMIAVAVQDHGNSPQESNRIYRFRIFERLIDEGGSFEHFAYNADTVPEDFTRMAAVARTLKKQEFIKDTIIMDTGPAAIFGALIDENALQPAIVVNIGNGHTLAAIVDNNRVIALFEHHSSALDGEKLQKYIMDFASGKLSFEDIFDDGGHGCYIRETPGSDAIRSIMITGPRRNILMDMEINKRDSAVWEKLHFASPYGNMMLSGCFGLLTVQLSREL, from the coding sequence ATGAGGATTCTTTCTATAGATGTCGGGACCGGTACGCAGGATATACTGCTTTATGATACTGAGCGTGAGATAGAGAACAGTCTTGTGATGATCATGCCATCGCCGACAGTAATTGTTGCAGAAAGGATCAGAAAGGCAACTCTACGAGGACACAATATAGTTCTGACCGGAGATGTCATGGGAGGAGGGCCTTCTGTAAGAGCCATTAAAGCCCATATGGAAAATGGATTTAAGGTATATGCAACTGAGAGAGCGGCCCTTACCATAAAAGATGATATTGAAAGGGTCAGATCTATGGGTATCAATATAATTACCAGTGATGAACTGGGAAATCTTCCCGAAGGAACAGAAGAGATCGTTCTTCAGGACATTGATGTTGACGCTTTCAGTAATGCCCTTGCCAGTTTTGGAGTTAATATGCCTGAAATGATCGCTGTGGCAGTACAGGATCATGGAAACTCACCACAGGAAAGTAACCGGATATACCGTTTTAGGATATTTGAAAGGCTTATTGATGAAGGAGGAAGCTTTGAACACTTTGCCTACAACGCAGATACTGTTCCTGAAGATTTTACCCGCATGGCAGCAGTTGCAAGAACCCTGAAAAAACAGGAGTTCATCAAAGATACTATTATTATGGATACCGGGCCAGCAGCAATATTTGGTGCTTTGATTGACGAAAATGCATTACAACCTGCAATTGTTGTAAACATAGGTAACGGACATACTCTTGCTGCTATTGTGGACAATAATCGTGTTATAGCCTTGTTCGAACATCATAGCTCAGCCCTTGATGGTGAAAAGTTACAGAAATATATAATGGACTTTGCCAGTGGAAAACTTAGTTTCGAGGATATCTTTGATGATGGAGGGCATGGCTGCTATATCCGTGAAACTCCGGGATCTGATGCCATCAGGTCAATAATGATCACCGGACCCCGACGTAATATACTCATGGATATGGAGATTAATAAAAGGGACAGTGCTGTATGGGAAAAGCTTCATTTTGCATCCCCATATGGAAATATGATGTTGTCTGGTTGTTTTGGTCTTCTTACAGTCCAGCTGAGCAGAGAGCTCTGA